A portion of the Babylonia areolata isolate BAREFJ2019XMU chromosome 4, ASM4173473v1, whole genome shotgun sequence genome contains these proteins:
- the LOC143280856 gene encoding putative glucosamine 6-phosphate N-acetyltransferase, with the protein MANQQEVNGTEEVYLYDPEVLTKLNFADCKKIYKNGVSPTNPGEGLIIRPLALSDFDKGYMQLLQQLTKVGDVPQEKFEDRFRQMKSCPDTYYIVVIEDTTTTQVIGSASLIKEQKFIHGASARARVEDVVVSDLYRGKQLGKVLLDVLLLLSKEIGCYKISLECKDPMVQFYSLFDLKRPDGQNYMEMRYFD; encoded by the exons ATGGCAAATCAACAGGAG GTTAATGGCACAGAAGAGGTCTATCTTTATGACCCAGAAGTGCTGACAAAGTTAAACTTTGCAGACTGCAAAAAGATCTATAAAAATGGTGTTTCTCCTACAAATCCTGGTGAAGGTCTTATTATAAGACCTCTCGCACTCTCGGATTTTGACAAAG GATACATGCAGTTACTACAACAGTTGACAAAAGTGGGTGATGTGCCACAAGAAAAATTCGAAG ACAGGTTCAGACAGATGAAGAGTTGTCCAGACACATACTACATTGTTGTGATAGaggacaccaccacaacacaggtTATCGGATCAGCATCACTGATCAAGGAACAGAAGTTTATACATGGTGCATCTGCT AGGGCGAGAGTGGAAGATGTTGTCGTCAGTGACCTGTACAGGGGGAAACAACTGGGCAAAGT TTTGCTGGATGTGTTGCTACTGCTCAGCAAAGAGATTGGGTGCTACAAGATCTCACTGGAATGCAAAGACCCTATGGTTCAGTTCTACTCCCTGTTTGACCTCAAGCGTCCTGACGGACAAAACTACATGGAGATGAGATATTTCGACTGA